The following are from one region of the Methanococcoides methylutens genome:
- a CDS encoding hydantoinase/oxoprolinase N-terminal domain-containing protein: MKYSLGIDAGGTYTDAVLLRDSDEVIIASNKALTTYPDPLEGIRNAIDGIDQEYLKDIKVVSVSTTLSTNSILEGTGFPVGLILVGNYEVNKDLPTEHFTQVNGGHNYNGIEASPLDEDAVKAFAAGIKDRVAAFAVSSYFSIRNHDHELRVKEIVKETTGLPVVCAHELSQDLGAFERAVTAFFNAQLIPITENFMSTVEQYIVSKGVDANVFMLKCDGSVIGIRSALEKPIESIFSGPAGSLVGASFLTGNETCAVIDVGGTSTDISVINGGVPDMSESGAVVGGWKTRVKAIKMETSAMGGDSDVWVKDNHVNIGPRRVIPLCRAADLYPEFLEQLKTNPMPSKGLLGTNFQPTKFFIRTGYDPIDITDMEKEVLAAISETPTSLREIKYRLKKYPSAKHIDLLIQKRLIQTIGFTPTDALHVLGDYEEHTVEAAQIGAKYLGSLCKRDAQEFAAFVKQEFAKNMASDLMSFFLEGVPKNEIRKIFDIESPTKFKVEMPVVLIGGPVVAYLDNLKEILDADIVVPEFSNVGNAAGALAAKGIRRVDFLVRPVSMAAPDWEFYVFSEKGRMNFYEYEEALEYATTTGRETIIQYMADAGLDPEHVKVDVEKEEIIPDGWDHPLETRIRVMGVGASLVEEEC, from the coding sequence ATGAAATACAGTCTTGGTATAGACGCAGGTGGAACTTACACAGACGCAGTACTCCTGAGGGATTCGGATGAGGTTATCATTGCTTCTAACAAAGCACTTACAACATATCCTGATCCTCTGGAGGGCATAAGAAATGCGATCGATGGAATCGATCAGGAATATCTCAAGGACATTAAGGTTGTATCCGTTTCAACCACACTTTCCACGAATAGTATTTTGGAAGGCACGGGTTTTCCTGTAGGTCTGATCCTTGTTGGAAATTATGAGGTAAATAAGGACCTTCCAACTGAACATTTTACTCAGGTAAATGGTGGGCATAACTATAATGGTATAGAGGCATCACCTCTGGATGAGGATGCTGTAAAGGCCTTTGCAGCAGGTATCAAAGACCGTGTCGCAGCATTTGCGGTTTCGTCCTATTTTAGTATTCGTAATCATGACCATGAACTAAGGGTAAAAGAGATCGTCAAGGAAACTACGGGGCTTCCTGTTGTATGTGCTCATGAGCTTTCACAGGACCTTGGAGCTTTCGAAAGGGCAGTTACTGCATTCTTTAATGCCCAGCTTATTCCTATCACTGAGAATTTCATGTCTACTGTGGAACAGTATATTGTTTCCAAAGGAGTGGATGCAAATGTTTTCATGCTCAAATGTGATGGTTCTGTCATTGGTATCAGAAGTGCCCTTGAAAAGCCGATCGAGTCTATCTTCTCAGGCCCGGCGGGCAGTCTTGTGGGTGCATCTTTCCTGACCGGCAACGAGACCTGTGCTGTGATCGATGTGGGTGGGACGAGTACTGATATTTCTGTCATAAATGGCGGTGTTCCGGACATGAGTGAGTCAGGTGCTGTCGTGGGCGGCTGGAAGACAAGGGTCAAGGCCATCAAGATGGAGACCTCTGCAATGGGGGGTGACAGTGATGTATGGGTTAAGGACAATCACGTCAACATCGGACCAAGGAGGGTGATCCCACTTTGTCGTGCTGCAGATCTTTATCCTGAATTCCTTGAGCAGCTTAAGACGAACCCCATGCCTTCTAAAGGATTGCTTGGTACGAATTTCCAGCCAACCAAGTTCTTCATCAGGACCGGATACGATCCGATCGACATAACCGACATGGAAAAAGAGGTACTTGCCGCAATATCAGAGACCCCTACATCATTAAGGGAGATCAAGTATCGTCTGAAAAAGTATCCTTCAGCTAAACATATCGATCTTCTGATTCAGAAACGCCTGATACAGACCATTGGTTTTACACCTACAGATGCATTGCACGTGCTTGGTGATTATGAAGAACACACTGTCGAGGCAGCGCAAATAGGTGCAAAGTATCTTGGTTCCCTGTGCAAAAGGGATGCTCAGGAGTTTGCTGCTTTTGTAAAACAGGAATTTGCCAAGAACATGGCATCCGATCTCATGTCCTTCTTCCTGGAGGGTGTGCCCAAGAACGAGATCCGTAAGATATTCGACATCGAGTCTCCTACAAAGTTCAAGGTAGAGATGCCTGTGGTGCTGATAGGCGGTCCGGTGGTTGCATATCTTGATAATCTCAAAGAAATACTTGATGCGGATATAGTGGTCCCTGAATTCTCGAATGTTGGTAATGCAGCGGGTGCGCTGGCAGCAAAAGGTATTCGCAGGGTGGATTTCCTTGTCAGGCCTGTTTCAATGGCAGCTCCAGATTGGGAATTCTATGTTTTCTCTGAGAAAGGACGAATGAATTTCTATGAGTATGAAGAAGCTCTTGAATATGCCACGACGACAGGAAGGGAAACGATCATCCAGTATATGGCCGATGCAGGTCTGGATCCTGAACATGTAAAGGTTGATGTGGAGAAGGAAGAGATCATCCCTGACGGTTGGGATCACCCACTTGAAACAAGAATACGCGTTATGGGTGTTGGTGCCAGTCTTGTGGAAGAGGAGTGTTAA
- a CDS encoding class II fructose-bisphosphate aldolase: protein MTNNNFEPIPSSLMFKSLLDKDTIIMTANPRIALVMKGIMSAAKDMDAPLIFELARSECNLEGGYAGLKPSDLSRMAREAAKEVGFDMWALHADHIGIKKGDDEDIESTKALVSGQIDAGFTSFAIDASHLFNFQGGNLREELADNIDATTKIGLHIKENMGDKGYGLEVEVGEIGREDEHGRVLTSPEEAVTFIKALNENGVFPHFLAIANGSAHGNTYDASGNLIEQVSIDIDQTIAVAQALKDNNLDVRIAQHGITGTPRDLIHNNFPHGDIVKGNVATFYQNIVWDIFKVYEPELYQDIRNWTIETYKEKAPGKNDTEIFGKFSKFAVKQFFDRIYSVSDDTKAAIDAMCYAETLLFIKSFKGEGTAQIVRDSLN, encoded by the coding sequence ATGACCAATAATAATTTTGAGCCAATACCAAGTTCATTAATGTTTAAGAGCCTGCTTGACAAGGACACTATTATAATGACCGCTAACCCGAGGATAGCACTTGTCATGAAAGGCATTATGAGCGCTGCTAAGGACATGGATGCCCCACTTATCTTCGAGCTTGCAAGGTCCGAGTGTAATCTTGAAGGTGGATATGCCGGATTGAAGCCATCAGACCTTTCAAGGATGGCAAGAGAGGCAGCAAAGGAAGTCGGTTTTGATATGTGGGCTTTGCATGCTGATCACATCGGTATCAAGAAAGGGGATGATGAAGACATCGAGTCTACAAAGGCCCTTGTAAGCGGACAGATCGATGCAGGATTCACATCATTTGCAATTGACGCATCTCATCTGTTCAATTTCCAGGGTGGGAACCTGCGCGAAGAGCTTGCTGACAATATCGATGCAACCACAAAGATCGGTCTTCACATCAAGGAGAACATGGGGGACAAGGGATATGGTCTTGAAGTAGAGGTTGGTGAGATTGGCAGGGAAGATGAGCACGGAAGGGTACTTACCAGTCCGGAAGAGGCAGTTACATTCATCAAGGCATTGAACGAGAACGGTGTCTTCCCTCACTTTTTGGCAATCGCCAATGGAAGTGCACACGGAAATACCTATGATGCCAGTGGTAATCTTATTGAACAGGTGTCCATCGACATCGATCAGACAATTGCAGTTGCACAGGCACTGAAGGACAATAACCTGGACGTGAGGATCGCACAGCACGGTATTACAGGTACTCCACGTGATCTGATCCACAACAATTTCCCTCACGGCGATATCGTCAAAGGAAATGTGGCAACTTTCTATCAGAACATCGTCTGGGACATATTCAAGGTCTACGAACCTGAACTTTATCAGGATATCCGTAACTGGACAATTGAGACCTATAAGGAGAAAGCACCTGGTAAGAACGACACTGAGATATTTGGCAAGTTCAGCAAGTTTGCAGTCAAGCAGTTCTTTGACAGGATATACTCTGTGTCCGATGACACAAAAGCTGCAATTGACGCAATGTGCTATGCTGAGACCCTTCTGTTCATTAAGTCATTCAAAGGCGAGGGTACAGCCCAGATCGTCAGGGACTCACTTAATTAA
- a CDS encoding YdeI/OmpD-associated family protein — protein MNTLHVETREEWRKWLEKHNSTEKDIWLVHYKKHTGKPILQYDDAVEEAICFGWIDTLIRRIDEERYAQRYTPRTERSQWSETNKQRARKMIELGKMTEKGLQKLGNALNEKPAQSRIKATDIPADMKAALKADEQAWKNFSAFAPGYRRNYIEWVLDAKREETRLRRIESVVERARENKKPGMM, from the coding sequence ATGAACACTTTGCATGTGGAAACCCGGGAAGAATGGAGAAAATGGCTTGAAAAGCATAATTCCACTGAAAAGGACATCTGGCTGGTTCACTACAAGAAGCACACCGGCAAGCCCATACTCCAATATGATGATGCCGTTGAGGAAGCGATCTGTTTTGGCTGGATAGACACCCTTATTCGCAGGATCGATGAGGAAAGGTATGCCCAGAGATATACCCCTCGCACTGAGAGAAGTCAATGGTCGGAAACGAACAAGCAAAGGGCACGGAAAATGATAGAACTGGGCAAAATGACAGAGAAAGGTTTGCAGAAACTTGGCAATGCACTCAATGAAAAACCAGCGCAATCAAGGATAAAAGCAACTGATATTCCGGCAGATATGAAAGCAGCCTTAAAGGCAGATGAGCAGGCATGGAAGAATTTTTCAGCCTTCGCCCCGGGTTACAGAAGAAACTACATCGAATGGGTACTTGATGCTAAACGTGAGGAAACAAGGCTCAGAAGAATAGAAAGCGTTGTAGAAAGAGCACGTGAAAATAAAAAGCCAGGGATGATGTGA
- a CDS encoding LptM family lipoprotein, translated as MKRMIFAILIIATMLLVSGCAQNRDVPEEEMDDVVVEDTTAVSEDIDENGVENVADGLAETIPEGEDTSNGSDNTTSISQEDLDRLKEELEGLEFEDMGGLSEE; from the coding sequence ATGAAACGAATGATATTTGCGATCTTAATTATTGCTACGATGTTGCTTGTTAGTGGTTGTGCTCAAAATAGGGATGTCCCTGAAGAAGAAATGGATGATGTCGTTGTAGAGGATACGACAGCTGTCTCAGAGGATATTGATGAAAACGGAGTTGAAAATGTGGCCGATGGTCTGGCAGAAACCATCCCTGAGGGCGAGGATACCTCAAACGGGTCTGATAACACTACCTCTATCTCACAGGAAGACCTGGACAGATTAAAAGAAGAACTTGAAGGACTCGAGTTCGAAGATATGGGTGGGCTTTCCGAGGAATGA
- a CDS encoding ABC transporter permease: MISIEDIQSNMYLQLAKRNLKRQTFRTVLAAIGIIIGVIAISSMGILGNSLKMSVTDSFGDIGDKLLIYPAPGEDGVTEKQISQMKKVHGIDAIIPAYSTGDRVEYKNSYTFGSIYSIEQEDLEKLVEVEDGQFFKSGSTDCVIGASIAETLDLKTGGKIEIGDSRLRVVGILKERGMGFDINADTGVFTSIQMYEKMYPEERDEYDFVVVRAEELDQVDDIKEDIEDLLNRKEEVITVFATNIILESINEAFKSISLFLMGIGSISLIVAGVSILNVMLMSTMERTKEIGVMKAVGASRKDVLTMFLLEALLLGIAASLIGGLFTIGAGYLILSLVVKNTSYLFSLSTLLYILEGILFGVATSLIGGMYPAWKASNMRPLDALRYE; encoded by the coding sequence ATGATATCTATTGAAGATATACAGAGCAACATGTACCTGCAACTTGCAAAGAGAAATCTCAAGCGGCAGACCTTCCGGACAGTACTTGCAGCCATAGGCATAATCATTGGCGTCATTGCCATCTCATCCATGGGGATACTCGGGAACAGCCTGAAAATGTCGGTCACCGATTCATTCGGTGACATTGGAGACAAACTTCTCATATACCCTGCACCTGGAGAGGACGGAGTCACCGAAAAGCAGATCAGCCAAATGAAAAAGGTGCACGGCATAGATGCCATAATCCCTGCCTATTCAACAGGAGACCGGGTTGAATATAAGAACAGCTATACCTTTGGGTCCATCTATAGCATCGAACAAGAGGATCTGGAAAAACTGGTAGAAGTGGAAGACGGACAGTTCTTCAAATCCGGTTCTACGGATTGTGTAATAGGTGCCTCCATTGCCGAGACCCTTGACCTGAAGACCGGAGGCAAGATAGAGATAGGAGATTCAAGGCTCAGGGTAGTAGGTATCCTGAAAGAACGCGGGATGGGATTCGACATCAATGCCGATACAGGAGTATTCACATCGATCCAGATGTATGAAAAGATGTACCCTGAAGAGAGGGATGAATATGATTTTGTCGTCGTCCGGGCAGAAGAACTTGACCAGGTTGATGACATAAAAGAAGATATTGAAGATCTTCTGAACAGGAAAGAAGAAGTAATAACCGTTTTCGCGACCAATATCATCCTTGAGAGCATAAATGAAGCATTCAAGTCCATTTCCCTTTTCCTCATGGGGATAGGTTCGATCTCACTAATAGTAGCAGGTGTCAGCATATTGAACGTCATGCTCATGTCCACAATGGAACGCACCAAAGAGATCGGTGTGATGAAAGCAGTCGGAGCCTCACGAAAGGACGTGCTCACAATGTTCCTTCTGGAAGCCCTGCTTCTGGGAATTGCTGCAAGCCTTATCGGAGGTTTGTTTACAATCGGAGCAGGATATCTAATACTTTCACTGGTGGTAAAGAATACATCATACCTGTTCTCATTGTCAACATTACTCTACATACTTGAGGGAATCCTTTTCGGTGTTGCTACAAGCCTTATTGGCGGAATGTATCCTGCATGGAAAGCATCGAATATGAGACCACTCGATGCATTGCGTTACGAGTGA
- a CDS encoding ABC transporter ATP-binding protein yields MSDPIVQLQNVRKIYTLGTSEIHALNGVNISIEKGDFVTIMGSSGSGKSTLLNMVGCLDTPTSGKVKINGTNITKLDDDRLTAIRRDNIGFIFQQFNLIPTLTAIENVEIPMIFSRITPTLRKKRAMHALEQAQLDPEYASHRPNELSGGQQQRVAIARALANEPPILLADEPTGNLDSKTGKSIMELLVRLNEEGTTLIVVTHDHKLTEYSNKTIVLMDGEVSDDIY; encoded by the coding sequence ATGTCCGATCCGATAGTCCAGTTACAAAATGTCAGGAAGATCTATACCCTGGGAACAAGTGAGATACATGCACTCAACGGGGTCAACATATCCATTGAAAAAGGAGATTTTGTCACAATAATGGGATCATCCGGTTCAGGAAAATCCACACTTCTTAACATGGTAGGCTGTCTTGACACACCCACATCAGGTAAAGTCAAGATCAATGGAACGAATATAACCAAACTTGATGATGACAGGCTTACAGCCATCCGCAGGGACAATATAGGCTTCATTTTCCAGCAGTTCAACCTGATCCCAACCCTGACTGCGATCGAGAATGTTGAGATTCCCATGATATTCAGCAGGATCACACCAACCCTGCGAAAAAAGCGGGCCATGCATGCACTGGAACAGGCACAGCTCGATCCGGAATATGCATCCCATCGCCCGAACGAGCTATCTGGAGGACAGCAACAGAGAGTTGCCATTGCCCGTGCCCTTGCAAATGAGCCACCGATACTTCTTGCTGATGAGCCTACCGGAAACCTTGACTCTAAGACAGGGAAGAGTATAATGGAGTTGCTGGTCCGGCTAAATGAAGAAGGCACTACCTTGATCGTTGTCACCCACGACCATAAACTTACTGAATACTCCAATAAGACCATCGTACTAATGGACGGAGAGGTTTCCGATGATATCTATTGA
- a CDS encoding COG1361 S-layer family protein → MTLKAIISITLVLLLAFTAPAAADTDIRPTVVVDYSMEPAVLMPGDTGTITISIENMANGEIYVQEDEKTFDMNAYIASIALGGNDDIEILNKEHTDIGLLGPRDTIKLAFNIRAKETAENGVHFLTMELVGGSDMNDLNYNIPVKIDGRNLRLIMATMPTTVMNEISTIELDIINTRPNDVNNVIIKAEGENVSFNPAEVFVGTIPASDKTTVDITLNTMASSSGTKNISFTASFFNGDNYHVSGNEDTEINVVSQPSLIFTGIEVTKIGNKYSLIGDINNFGTTDAKNVLVSIAESENITPMQPYANYFVGTLEADDFSSFELSARILTSDVKEIPILIEFRDTDNVYSSVTGYIDLESASAPEGGEQETPLWMWGVIGIITIAVAGVIVYTWKKREVAEEEETDDEDEDGFDEDEDDDDEIEE, encoded by the coding sequence CTAAAGGCCATTATAAGCATAACACTGGTGCTGCTTCTGGCATTTACTGCCCCTGCAGCAGCCGATACTGACATACGCCCAACCGTGGTCGTAGACTATTCCATGGAACCTGCGGTCCTGATGCCGGGAGATACCGGAACCATCACCATATCCATAGAAAATATGGCAAATGGAGAGATCTATGTACAGGAAGATGAGAAGACCTTTGACATGAACGCCTACATTGCCAGTATAGCACTTGGCGGTAACGACGATATCGAGATCCTCAATAAAGAGCATACGGATATCGGCCTTCTGGGACCCCGGGACACCATCAAGCTGGCATTCAACATACGTGCAAAGGAAACAGCAGAGAATGGCGTCCACTTCCTTACCATGGAACTTGTGGGTGGCAGTGACATGAACGATCTCAACTACAACATCCCAGTCAAGATCGATGGCAGGAACTTAAGGCTTATAATGGCAACAATGCCAACAACAGTGATGAACGAGATATCAACAATAGAACTGGATATCATCAACACAAGGCCAAATGATGTGAACAATGTCATAATCAAAGCCGAAGGAGAAAATGTTTCTTTTAATCCTGCAGAGGTCTTCGTGGGGACCATACCTGCAAGCGATAAGACCACAGTTGACATCACCCTCAACACCATGGCATCTTCAAGCGGAACGAAGAACATCTCGTTCACAGCCTCATTTTTCAATGGCGATAACTACCATGTTTCCGGAAATGAAGATACAGAAATAAACGTAGTAAGCCAGCCATCATTGATCTTCACCGGTATCGAAGTGACAAAGATTGGGAACAAGTATTCACTTATTGGAGATATCAATAATTTCGGTACGACCGATGCAAAGAACGTACTGGTGTCTATTGCCGAATCAGAAAATATCACACCTATGCAGCCTTATGCGAACTACTTCGTCGGCACACTGGAAGCAGATGATTTTAGCAGTTTCGAACTGTCTGCACGCATCCTGACCTCTGACGTCAAAGAAATACCCATCCTTATCGAATTCCGTGACACAGACAACGTATATTCATCTGTGACAGGCTATATTGATCTTGAAAGTGCTTCAGCCCCAGAAGGCGGGGAACAGGAAACCCCCCTATGGATGTGGGGAGTCATTGGAATCATAACCATTGCAGTTGCCGGAGTCATCGTCTATACCTGGAAGAAACGCGAGGTAGCAGAAGAGGAAGAAACGGACGATGAGGACGAAGACGGATTCGATGAAGACGAAGATGATGATGATGAAATCGAAGAATGA